One region of Flavobacterium sp. GSB-24 genomic DNA includes:
- a CDS encoding alpha/beta hydrolase-fold protein, producing the protein MKSIIRFFAIALLFLTGQNGYSQDPNFHVYLSFGQSNMEGAAPIEAEDKINVDPRFQVLEAVNCPDLNREMGKWYTAIPPLCRCKTGLSPTDYFGRTMVANLPKNIKVGVVNVAVGGCKIELFDKNNFENYVKTAPDWMLGMIKEYNGSPYARLVEMAKIAQKKGVIKGILLHQGESNTGDTLWPKKVKIVYDNLMKDLHLDPKKVPLLSGETVHEEQKGKCASMNKIIATLPQTIPTSYVISSKGCAVASDLLHFSAAGYRDLGKRYAEKMLTLLGYKSNNTNEPFIVQAPVGFDQLDHTVPAGKIEMVSYDSKTVGTIRKAAVYTPPGFSKSKKYPVLYLLHGIGGDEKEWLNGGNPQIIFDNLYAEGKLQPMIVVMPNGRAMKDDSATGNIMAPDKVQAFADFEKDLLKDLIPFIEKKYNVYKDREHRAIAGLSMGGGQSLNFGLGNLDKFAWIGGFSSAPNTKKTEELVPNPEETKKKLKLLWISCGDNDWLLENSRRTHDYLFKNNVPHIYYLEPGVHDFKVWKNSLYMFSQLLFKSVDVSSFAKYTVLGTTAQTNIRNAKYPQILPDNRVVFKVNAPEASKVQIDLGRKYDMLKDGQGVWNVTTDVINGGFNYYSLLIDGVAVADPSSETFFGMGRMASGIEIPKRDGDFYELKTVPHGEVRIMKYFSKGTNSWREMYVYTPPGYETSSEKLPVLYLLHGGGEDQRGWSTQGKANLILDNLIAENKAKKMLIVMLDGNMGNTGGIAGFSEETLKAFENELKNGAIPFIESNFKVATDSKNKALAGLSMGGLQTLYAGIKNSAMFSSLGVFSSGWWANNPKLSDPQYEFIKNNAQSINANLKDFWISMGGKEDIAYENCKIMMQKLDQSGIKYKYSEYSGGHTWPVWRHDLFLYSQLLFK; encoded by the coding sequence ATGAAATCAATAATTAGATTTTTCGCAATAGCGCTCCTTTTTTTAACAGGACAAAATGGATATTCTCAGGATCCAAATTTTCATGTTTATTTAAGTTTTGGACAGTCCAATATGGAAGGCGCTGCTCCTATAGAAGCTGAAGACAAAATAAATGTAGATCCTCGCTTTCAGGTTCTGGAAGCAGTAAACTGCCCAGATTTGAATCGTGAAATGGGTAAATGGTATACAGCAATTCCGCCATTATGCCGATGCAAAACCGGATTATCTCCGACAGATTATTTTGGAAGAACAATGGTTGCCAATCTTCCTAAAAACATAAAAGTAGGAGTGGTAAATGTTGCAGTGGGAGGGTGTAAAATTGAGCTTTTTGATAAAAATAATTTCGAAAATTATGTCAAAACAGCACCAGACTGGATGCTGGGAATGATTAAAGAATATAATGGCAGTCCGTATGCGAGACTTGTAGAGATGGCAAAAATTGCGCAGAAAAAAGGCGTTATAAAAGGTATTTTACTGCATCAGGGAGAATCTAACACAGGTGATACGCTATGGCCAAAAAAGGTAAAAATAGTATACGACAACCTGATGAAAGATCTACACCTTGATCCTAAAAAGGTGCCGCTGCTTTCTGGAGAAACCGTTCATGAAGAACAAAAAGGAAAATGTGCCAGCATGAATAAAATCATTGCAACACTACCTCAAACCATTCCAACTTCTTATGTAATTTCATCAAAAGGCTGTGCAGTAGCTTCGGATTTACTGCATTTTAGTGCTGCAGGATATAGAGATTTAGGAAAACGTTATGCAGAAAAAATGCTTACGTTATTAGGGTATAAATCAAATAACACAAATGAACCCTTTATAGTTCAGGCGCCAGTAGGATTTGACCAGTTAGACCATACAGTTCCAGCGGGAAAAATAGAAATGGTAAGCTATGATTCAAAGACAGTTGGGACAATTAGAAAAGCAGCTGTTTATACACCGCCTGGATTTAGTAAAAGCAAAAAATACCCAGTTTTATACCTTTTACATGGAATTGGAGGAGATGAAAAAGAATGGCTTAACGGAGGGAATCCGCAGATTATATTTGACAACCTTTATGCAGAAGGAAAATTACAGCCCATGATTGTGGTAATGCCAAACGGCAGAGCCATGAAAGATGACAGCGCTACTGGAAATATAATGGCACCAGACAAAGTGCAGGCGTTTGCAGATTTTGAAAAAGATTTATTGAAGGATTTAATTCCTTTTATTGAAAAAAAATATAATGTTTACAAAGATAGAGAGCACCGTGCCATTGCAGGATTATCTATGGGAGGCGGACAATCTCTGAATTTCGGATTAGGAAACTTAGACAAGTTTGCTTGGATAGGCGGATTTTCATCGGCTCCAAATACTAAGAAAACAGAAGAGTTAGTGCCTAATCCCGAAGAAACCAAAAAGAAATTGAAACTGCTTTGGATTTCTTGTGGAGATAATGACTGGCTGCTGGAAAACAGTAGACGAACTCACGATTACTTATTTAAAAACAATGTGCCTCACATTTATTATCTCGAACCTGGGGTTCATGATTTTAAAGTATGGAAAAACAGCTTATACATGTTCTCTCAGTTATTGTTCAAATCTGTTGACGTGTCAAGTTTTGCAAAATATACCGTTTTAGGAACGACAGCCCAAACAAACATACGTAACGCAAAATATCCTCAGATTCTGCCGGATAACAGGGTAGTATTCAAAGTAAACGCACCTGAAGCATCAAAAGTGCAGATAGATCTTGGAAGAAAGTACGATATGCTGAAAGATGGTCAGGGGGTTTGGAATGTTACAACTGATGTAATAAACGGAGGATTTAATTATTACTCGCTATTAATTGACGGTGTGGCAGTTGCAGATCCATCAAGCGAAACTTTTTTTGGAATGGGACGTATGGCCAGCGGAATAGAAATTCCTAAAAGAGATGGCGATTTCTATGAATTGAAAACCGTTCCGCATGGAGAAGTAAGGATAATGAAATATTTTTCTAAAGGAACTAATTCATGGCGTGAAATGTATGTATATACGCCTCCAGGATATGAAACTTCATCCGAAAAATTACCTGTGCTGTATCTATTGCATGGAGGAGGTGAAGACCAAAGAGGATGGAGTACTCAGGGAAAAGCAAATTTGATTTTAGATAATTTAATTGCAGAAAACAAAGCAAAGAAAATGCTTATTGTAATGCTTGACGGAAATATGGGAAACACAGGTGGTATTGCAGGTTTTAGCGAAGAAACATTAAAAGCATTTGAAAATGAGTTGAAAAATGGAGCAATACCTTTTATTGAAAGTAATTTTAAAGTTGCAACAGACAGCAAAAATAAAGCTTTAGCAGGTTTATCAATGGGAGGGCTTCAGACGCTTTATGCAGGAATAAAAAACTCCGCTATGTTTTCAAGTCTTGGAGTATTCAGCTCAGGCTGGTGGGCAAATAATCCAAAATTATCAGATCCTCAATATGAATTTATAAAAAACAACGCACAGTCTATTAATGCTAATCTAAAAGATTTCTGGATTTCTATGGGAGGAAAAGAAGATATAGCCTATGAGAACTGTAAAATCATGATGCAGAAATTGGATCAATCAGGCATTAAATATAAATATAGTGAATATTCTGGCGGGCACACCTGGCCAGTATGGAGACATGATTTGTTCCTGTACTCACAGTTGCTGTTCAAATAA
- a CDS encoding glycoside hydrolase 43 family protein, translating to MKTKDFIYAVLAITSIVLTSQAQKGQAQNPIIFADVPDLSIIRVNDTYYMSSTTMHMNPGVPIMKSNDLVNWHLVNYAYQTLEDNDDRLNLNHGKNDYGRGSWASSLRYHNGVYYVSTFSGTTGKTYIFSTKDIEKGPWKRTVLNNSYHDHSLFFDDNGKVYLVWGGGKLQIVELKEDLSAVKEETKKVLIENANAPAKSDIMLPAEGSQLFKIKGKYYLFNICWPKNGMRTVIIHRADNIMGPWEGKIGLQDLGVAQGGIIDTPDDRWFSYLFRDAGGVGRIPYLVPVKWENGWPILGENGKVPQMLDLPANKSLIPGIVNSDEFNRKSGENDLPLVWQWNHNPDNANWSVKERKGYLRLKTSRIDSSFTQVKNILTQRTFGPVCSGTTAIEISNMKEGDFAGLSLLQKDFGWVGVKVDHGTKRIVMIDAEKGNPKEVESVPLNQDKIYLKAECDFRNQADQGRFYYSIDGKKWISIGKSIKMPYTIPHFMGYRFGLFNYASKTAGGFADFDYFRIDDKISKNN from the coding sequence ATGAAAACAAAAGATTTTATATATGCTGTTTTGGCAATTACATCGATCGTTTTGACGAGTCAGGCGCAAAAAGGACAGGCGCAGAATCCCATTATTTTCGCAGATGTCCCTGATTTGTCTATAATCAGGGTTAACGACACTTACTATATGAGCAGTACCACAATGCACATGAATCCTGGGGTGCCAATTATGAAATCTAATGACTTGGTGAATTGGCATCTTGTTAATTATGCCTATCAAACTTTAGAAGATAACGATGACAGACTGAATTTAAATCATGGCAAAAATGACTACGGCAGGGGTTCATGGGCGAGCAGTCTGCGTTATCACAATGGTGTATATTATGTAAGCACTTTTTCAGGCACGACGGGTAAAACCTATATTTTTTCTACAAAAGATATTGAAAAAGGACCATGGAAGAGAACTGTTTTAAACAATTCCTATCATGACCATTCCCTTTTCTTTGACGATAATGGTAAAGTCTACCTTGTTTGGGGTGGAGGAAAACTTCAAATTGTAGAATTAAAAGAAGATTTATCGGCAGTAAAAGAAGAAACTAAGAAAGTTTTAATAGAAAATGCCAATGCTCCCGCGAAGAGTGATATTATGCTGCCGGCAGAAGGATCACAGCTTTTTAAAATTAAAGGAAAATATTATCTATTTAATATCTGCTGGCCCAAAAATGGGATGCGTACCGTAATCATACACAGAGCAGATAATATTATGGGGCCTTGGGAAGGAAAAATAGGACTTCAGGATTTGGGCGTTGCACAGGGCGGGATTATTGATACTCCCGACGACAGATGGTTTTCTTATTTATTTAGAGATGCAGGTGGAGTTGGCCGCATTCCTTATCTGGTTCCTGTAAAATGGGAAAACGGCTGGCCAATACTAGGGGAAAATGGTAAAGTGCCTCAAATGCTAGATCTTCCAGCCAATAAAAGCTTAATTCCCGGAATTGTAAACTCAGACGAATTTAATCGTAAAAGTGGAGAAAATGACCTGCCTTTGGTTTGGCAGTGGAATCATAATCCAGATAATGCGAACTGGTCTGTTAAAGAAAGAAAAGGTTATTTAAGATTAAAAACATCCAGAATAGACAGCAGTTTTACGCAGGTAAAAAATATTTTGACACAAAGAACTTTTGGGCCTGTATGTTCTGGAACGACAGCGATCGAGATTTCAAACATGAAGGAAGGAGATTTTGCTGGGCTTTCATTGCTGCAAAAGGATTTTGGCTGGGTTGGAGTAAAAGTGGATCATGGAACAAAAAGGATTGTCATGATAGATGCTGAAAAAGGAAATCCAAAGGAAGTAGAAAGTGTTCCATTAAATCAGGACAAAATATATTTAAAAGCCGAATGTGATTTTAGGAATCAAGCAGATCAGGGAAGATTTTATTACAGTATAGATGGAAAAAAATGGATCAGTATAGGAAAATCTATCAAGATGCCATACACAATTCCGCATTTTATGGGTTACCGATTTGGGCTGTTTAATTACGCTTCTAAAACTGCTGGCGGTTTCGCTGATTTTGATTATTTCCGTATTGACGATAAGATTTCAAAAAACAATTAA
- a CDS encoding SGNH/GDSL hydrolase family protein — protein sequence MIKRHLKYVLFLQLFILIAGCKTNQALENSSKKSASANWAGSWACAQMLVEPNNMPPAPGLAENTLRQIIKVSIGGEQIRLRFSNIFSDQVTVLKKVSIANVIDAPAIDKKTQKNLSFNGSQEIILNPGQEVFSDMLHFQLKPGQLLAITIYYGAASQKTSGHPGSRTTSYILPGDNLDNDVFSNAVKTDHWYSIMGLDVVASKNASNIVCLGNSITDGRGSGTNRQNRWTDILAARLREDKTTANVGVLNLGIGGNCVVKGGLGPTALDRFDRDVLSQAGTKWLVILEGINDIGGIKRAEDAPVKAQEIIDTYKIMIEKAHARGIKVYGCTILPFQKSFYDAPFKQEARDIVNAWIRNNNFDAVIDFDKEMASATDSKTILSNMHDGDFLHPNELGYQRMGEVVDLNLFK from the coding sequence ATGATAAAGAGACATTTAAAATATGTATTGTTTTTGCAGCTTTTTATTTTAATTGCAGGATGCAAGACCAATCAAGCACTAGAAAATTCGTCTAAAAAGTCAGCTTCAGCAAACTGGGCAGGATCGTGGGCTTGTGCACAAATGCTTGTAGAACCAAACAATATGCCTCCAGCCCCAGGTTTGGCCGAAAACACACTTCGCCAGATTATAAAAGTTTCTATAGGAGGAGAGCAAATCCGTCTTCGTTTTTCAAATATATTCAGCGATCAGGTTACCGTTTTAAAGAAAGTTAGTATAGCCAATGTAATTGACGCTCCGGCAATTGATAAAAAGACACAAAAGAATCTTAGTTTTAATGGAAGTCAGGAGATAATACTAAATCCGGGACAGGAAGTGTTTTCAGATATGCTGCATTTTCAATTAAAACCTGGTCAGTTGCTTGCTATAACTATTTATTATGGAGCCGCATCACAAAAAACATCTGGACATCCTGGATCTAGAACGACATCCTATATTCTGCCAGGTGATAATCTTGATAATGACGTTTTTTCTAATGCCGTAAAAACAGATCATTGGTACTCTATTATGGGACTGGATGTAGTGGCTTCAAAAAATGCGTCTAATATTGTTTGTTTAGGAAATTCCATTACCGATGGACGCGGATCTGGCACAAACAGGCAAAATCGCTGGACAGATATTTTAGCAGCTAGATTGAGAGAAGATAAAACGACTGCAAATGTTGGAGTTTTGAATTTAGGGATAGGAGGAAATTGCGTTGTAAAAGGCGGACTAGGCCCAACAGCATTAGACCGTTTTGATCGTGATGTACTTTCGCAGGCAGGTACAAAATGGCTCGTAATTTTAGAAGGCATAAATGACATAGGCGGAATTAAGAGAGCAGAAGATGCTCCTGTAAAAGCGCAGGAAATTATAGATACTTATAAAATTATGATTGAGAAAGCACATGCCAGAGGCATAAAAGTATATGGATGTACAATTCTGCCTTTTCAAAAATCATTTTATGATGCACCTTTCAAACAAGAAGCAAGAGATATCGTAAATGCATGGATTCGAAACAACAATTTTGATGCTGTGATAGATTTTGACAAAGAAATGGCATCAGCAACTGATTCTAAAACTATCTTGTCAAATATGCATGACGGCGATTTTTTACATCCAAACGAACTGGGATACCAAAGGATGGGTGAAGTAGTAGATTTAAACTTATTTAAATAA
- a CDS encoding glycosyl hydrolase 115 family protein → MKNYLKFISTVIIVLISTISKASQPFITEERNQNVMVLKEKSLSLSLWVNPNLDAGILRAVNNLQSDFEKVTGQRPNILNQNPNTSSPLIIIGMIGTNSVIDDLIKQKKIEGKELKGKNEKFIIQQVKNPFKGVDEALVIAGSDKRGTIYGIYELSRQIGVSPWYYWADVPVKHKENIYFIKGIYTDGEPAVKYRGIFLNDEAPALSGWAKATFDGFNSKFYEKVFELVLRLKGNYMWPAMWGNAFYDDDAASGPLADEMGIVMGTSHHEPMALAQTDWRRYIKKNNLPNIWDYSKNKTVLDEFWKTGIQRSKNWEKLVTIGMRGDGDEAMSEGTNISLLENIVKEQRKIIEKETGKSANKTPQVWALYKEVQDYYDQGMRVPDDVILLFCDDNWGNVRKLPDLSKPLHKGGYGMYYHFDYVGGPRNSKWINISPIQRVWEQMNLSYENGVDKVWIVNVGDLKPMEFPISFFLDMAWNPKNFNSQNLFQYTENWAAEQFGSKYSKEVVRLLNTYPKFNRRVTPEMLDSKTYSLENYNEFETVVNEYKNLALDAYRVYNELPKEYKDAYFQLVLYPIDACCNLYEMYFAQAKNMKLAAEKNSRANYYADQVKVKFERDSILQNKYNNEISGGKWTHMMDQMRIGYKAWHDDPKNILPDVKYLSDKEIVDPKVFIEKDGYVSINAAHFSKMNNSKKIHWEVIPDFGKTLSGITTFPQNSYSMEADNVFVEYEINFTSAGEFTVELLLAPTLNFNSNKGLRYEISFDGEKPQLVNFNGHYKGELGKWQAEHMIHSVTKHNILKSGKHILRFRVLDPGIVLQKILIDTGGLKPSYLGAPESDRVAE, encoded by the coding sequence ATGAAAAACTATTTGAAATTTATAAGCACTGTAATTATTGTTTTAATAAGTACTATTTCAAAGGCTTCTCAGCCCTTTATAACAGAAGAGAGAAACCAGAACGTTATGGTGCTGAAAGAAAAGTCTTTATCACTCTCTCTTTGGGTAAATCCAAATTTGGATGCAGGTATTTTGCGTGCTGTAAATAATCTTCAGTCAGATTTTGAAAAAGTTACCGGCCAGCGTCCTAATATTTTAAATCAAAATCCCAATACTTCATCACCACTCATTATTATTGGAATGATAGGGACAAATTCTGTTATTGATGATTTAATTAAACAAAAAAAAATCGAAGGAAAAGAACTCAAAGGCAAAAATGAGAAGTTTATTATACAGCAGGTTAAAAACCCTTTCAAGGGCGTAGATGAGGCGCTTGTAATTGCAGGAAGTGATAAACGCGGTACAATTTACGGAATTTATGAACTATCCAGACAAATTGGCGTTTCTCCATGGTATTACTGGGCAGATGTACCCGTAAAACATAAAGAAAATATTTACTTTATTAAAGGAATTTATACAGATGGAGAACCAGCTGTAAAGTACAGAGGGATTTTTCTGAATGATGAAGCACCTGCATTAAGCGGCTGGGCAAAAGCTACTTTTGATGGTTTCAACAGCAAATTTTATGAAAAAGTTTTTGAATTAGTACTTAGGTTAAAGGGCAATTACATGTGGCCTGCAATGTGGGGAAATGCGTTTTATGACGATGATGCGGCCAGTGGGCCTTTGGCTGATGAAATGGGAATTGTAATGGGCACTTCCCATCATGAGCCAATGGCTTTGGCGCAGACAGATTGGCGTCGATACATCAAAAAAAATAATCTGCCTAATATATGGGATTACTCCAAAAATAAGACAGTTTTAGACGAATTCTGGAAAACAGGAATTCAGCGAAGCAAAAATTGGGAAAAGCTGGTAACCATTGGAATGCGCGGTGATGGCGATGAAGCAATGAGCGAAGGCACTAATATTAGCTTACTGGAGAATATTGTAAAAGAACAGCGTAAAATTATTGAGAAAGAAACAGGTAAAAGCGCCAATAAAACACCTCAGGTTTGGGCTTTATATAAAGAGGTTCAGGATTATTACGATCAGGGAATGCGAGTTCCTGATGATGTAATTCTCTTGTTCTGTGATGACAACTGGGGAAATGTCCGCAAACTTCCAGATCTTTCAAAACCCCTACATAAAGGCGGATACGGAATGTATTATCATTTTGATTATGTGGGCGGTCCAAGAAATTCAAAATGGATTAACATAAGTCCGATACAAAGGGTCTGGGAACAAATGAATCTTAGCTATGAAAACGGGGTCGATAAAGTTTGGATTGTTAATGTTGGTGACTTAAAGCCAATGGAATTCCCAATCAGCTTCTTTTTGGACATGGCTTGGAACCCTAAAAATTTCAATTCTCAGAATCTCTTTCAATATACAGAAAACTGGGCAGCAGAGCAGTTTGGGAGCAAATATTCTAAAGAAGTAGTCAGACTATTAAATACCTATCCGAAATTTAATCGTCGCGTTACTCCAGAAATGCTGGACAGCAAAACTTATTCTTTAGAAAATTATAATGAATTTGAAACGGTTGTTAATGAGTATAAAAACTTAGCCCTTGATGCTTATAGAGTCTACAATGAACTTCCTAAAGAATATAAAGATGCTTATTTTCAACTGGTTTTATATCCAATAGATGCCTGCTGTAATCTTTATGAAATGTATTTTGCACAGGCAAAAAATATGAAACTGGCAGCCGAAAAAAATAGTCGGGCCAATTATTATGCAGATCAGGTTAAAGTTAAATTTGAGCGAGATTCTATTCTTCAAAATAAATACAATAATGAGATTTCTGGCGGCAAATGGACTCATATGATGGATCAGATGCGTATAGGCTATAAAGCTTGGCATGATGATCCTAAAAATATTCTTCCAGACGTAAAATATCTTTCTGATAAGGAAATTGTTGATCCGAAAGTTTTTATAGAAAAAGATGGCTATGTATCGATTAATGCAGCTCATTTTTCTAAAATGAATAATTCTAAAAAAATACATTGGGAAGTAATTCCAGATTTTGGAAAAACATTGAGTGGTATTACAACATTTCCGCAAAATAGTTACTCAATGGAAGCAGATAATGTTTTTGTGGAGTACGAAATTAATTTTACTTCAGCGGGAGAATTTACGGTAGAACTTTTACTTGCTCCAACGTTGAATTTTAACAGTAATAAAGGACTTCGATATGAAATATCTTTTGATGGAGAAAAACCACAGCTCGTAAATTTTAATGGTCATTATAAAGGAGAATTAGGCAAATGGCAGGCAGAACACATGATTCATTCTGTCACTAAACATAACATTCTGAAATCAGGAAAACATATACTTCGTTTCAGGGTTTTAGATCCTGGAATTGTGCTTCAAAAAATTTTGATCGATACAGGCGGTTTGAAGCCTTCTTATTTGGGAGCTCCAGAAAGTGATAGAGTAGCTGAATAA
- a CDS encoding glycoside hydrolase family 127 protein: MKKHLYNLLFFFGFSILAQAQSDLKANVSAQMQLFDLSAVKLKEGPFKNAQDVDLKYILALDPDKLLAPYLLESGLPPKADRYGNWESIGLDGHIGGHYLSALSLMYASTGNKVLKDRLDYMLSELARCQDKNGNGYVGGIPQGKVFWDRIHKGDIDGSSFGLNNTWVPIYNIHKLFAGLIDAYQYTGSKKAKEIVIKLGDWFIELIRPLSDEQIQKVLATEHGGINESFADLYIITKNKKYLETAEQLSQKAFLNPLLQKEDKLTGLHANTQIPKVVGFEKIAVLSDNKEWLDGAVFFWDNVTQKRTVAFGGNSVSEHFNPVNDFSGMVKSNEGPETCNSYNMERLAKALFLDKKDVHYLDFYERTLYNHILSSQHPEKGGFVYFTPIRPNHYRVYSQPQTSMWCCVGTGLENHAKYGELIYSHSQNDLFVNLFIPSVLKWEENGIEIEQTTKFPYENQTELILKLKKSKNFTLNIRYPKWAENFEILVNGKEQKTASQPSEYAAISRKWKSGDKVTVRFKMSVHLENLPDGSNWSAFVKGPIVLAAKTSTEGLDGLFADDSRMGHAARGKFIPLDKAYALVGNKAAYISKLKDLGNLRFRLDSLELEPFFEVHDARYQMYFQTYSKEEYKEKQKLLKQQEIEAMALEEKTIDKINCGEQQPEVDHLYKGEKSSSGYEDGKFWRNTSSYISYQMLNKNSGGRFLHISVLDELNIDNISILINEKPAVITSADKKMIKIKIDSRDVLNIKILAKDGKISPKFYQLRIVKN; this comes from the coding sequence ATGAAAAAGCATTTATATAATCTGCTGTTTTTCTTTGGGTTTTCTATATTAGCTCAAGCGCAATCAGATCTAAAAGCCAATGTATCGGCTCAAATGCAGTTATTTGATTTAAGCGCAGTAAAACTAAAAGAAGGACCATTTAAAAATGCGCAGGATGTAGATCTGAAATATATTTTAGCATTAGATCCCGATAAACTTTTAGCGCCTTATTTATTAGAATCTGGGCTTCCGCCAAAAGCAGATCGCTACGGTAACTGGGAAAGTATAGGACTTGACGGACATATCGGCGGACATTATCTTTCTGCTTTATCTTTAATGTACGCATCTACTGGAAATAAAGTACTTAAAGACAGATTAGACTATATGCTTTCAGAATTGGCACGCTGTCAGGATAAAAATGGCAATGGTTATGTTGGTGGTATTCCGCAGGGTAAAGTGTTTTGGGACAGGATTCATAAAGGAGATATTGATGGAAGCAGTTTTGGATTAAACAATACCTGGGTTCCGATCTATAACATTCACAAACTTTTTGCTGGTCTAATTGATGCTTATCAGTATACTGGAAGCAAGAAAGCGAAAGAAATAGTAATAAAATTAGGAGACTGGTTTATAGAATTAATCCGTCCGCTTTCTGATGAGCAGATCCAGAAAGTTTTAGCTACTGAGCACGGAGGCATAAATGAATCTTTTGCCGATCTGTATATCATTACAAAAAACAAAAAATATCTTGAAACGGCTGAACAATTATCTCAAAAAGCTTTCCTGAATCCGTTATTGCAGAAAGAGGACAAACTCACTGGTCTGCATGCCAATACACAAATACCAAAAGTTGTTGGTTTTGAAAAGATTGCTGTTCTTTCTGATAATAAAGAATGGTTAGATGGGGCAGTGTTTTTTTGGGATAATGTTACACAAAAAAGAACAGTTGCATTTGGAGGAAACAGCGTTTCAGAACATTTTAATCCCGTAAACGATTTCAGCGGAATGGTCAAATCGAATGAAGGTCCGGAAACCTGCAATTCGTACAACATGGAACGTCTTGCAAAGGCTTTGTTTCTCGATAAAAAGGATGTGCATTATCTGGATTTTTATGAACGTACGCTTTACAATCATATTCTTTCCAGCCAGCATCCAGAAAAAGGTGGTTTTGTTTATTTTACGCCTATTCGTCCAAATCATTACCGTGTTTATTCTCAGCCCCAGACAAGCATGTGGTGCTGTGTGGGAACGGGGCTTGAAAATCATGCCAAGTACGGCGAATTAATTTACAGCCATTCCCAAAATGATCTTTTTGTAAACCTTTTTATTCCGTCGGTTTTAAAGTGGGAAGAAAATGGAATAGAGATAGAACAAACCACAAAATTCCCTTATGAGAATCAGACAGAGTTAATCTTAAAACTTAAAAAATCAAAAAATTTTACCTTGAATATCCGTTATCCAAAATGGGCTGAAAATTTTGAAATACTCGTTAACGGAAAAGAGCAGAAAACAGCATCTCAACCATCTGAATATGCTGCGATTTCACGAAAATGGAAATCGGGAGATAAAGTAACCGTCAGATTTAAAATGTCGGTACATTTAGAAAATCTTCCTGACGGCTCTAATTGGAGTGCATTTGTAAAAGGACCGATTGTGCTGGCTGCAAAAACTTCAACCGAGGGATTAGACGGTTTATTTGCAGATGACAGCCGAATGGGACATGCTGCCAGAGGAAAATTTATTCCGCTTGATAAAGCCTATGCACTGGTTGGGAATAAAGCAGCTTATATTTCAAAACTTAAGGATTTAGGAAACTTAAGATTTCGTTTAGACTCATTAGAATTAGAACCTTTTTTCGAGGTGCATGACGCCCGTTATCAAATGTATTTTCAAACGTACTCCAAAGAAGAATATAAGGAAAAGCAGAAGTTGCTGAAACAGCAGGAAATCGAGGCTATGGCGCTTGAAGAGAAAACAATAGATAAAATAAATTGCGGAGAGCAGCAACCAGAAGTTGATCATTTGTATAAAGGAGAAAAAAGCAGTTCTGGCTACGAGGACGGAAAGTTCTGGCGAAATACAAGCTCTTATATTTCTTATCAGATGCTCAACAAAAACAGCGGCGGACGGTTTTTGCATATAAGCGTTTTAGATGAATTGAATATTGACAACATTAGTATTTTGATTAATGAAAAGCCGGCTGTAATAACTTCAGCCGATAAAAAAATGATCAAAATAAAAATAGACAGCAGGGATGTGCTGAATATTAAAATTCTAGCTAAAGACGGAAAAATCAGTCCGAAATTCTATCAGCTTAGAATTGTTAAGAATTAA